Part of the Micromonospora rhizosphaerae genome is shown below.
AGGCCATCGCCCCTCCCTCATCGTCGGCAATGTCCTCCCCGGCATGCCCCGCGGGAGCGGGCGGGTAACCACCTACTTGTAGAGCAGCCGCCCCATCCGGCGGGACGCCACGAACAGCCCGACGGCGGTCAGCGCCAGCAGGTACGCCACGTCCAGCAGCCAGGACCAGCCGGACGCGCCGACCGAGATGCCCCGGATCAGGTGCACCGACCGGTACAGCGGGGTCACCTCGACCACCCAGCGCAGCAGGGCCGGATAGGCCTGAGCCGGGACGAACGTGCCGGAGAAGAGGAAGAGGGTGAACTGGGCCGAGCCCATCAGGTCGAAGTCCTGCCAGCTGCGCATGCAGGTGGAGAGCGCCATGCCGAGCGCGCCGAAGGCGAAACCCACCAGCACCGCGGCCGGGAAAGCCGTGACCGCCCGGCCGACGCTGGTCAGATCCATCGAGACCATGACCACGAGGAAGGCCGCCGAGTAGACGGTGCCCCGGATCATCGCCCAGCCCAGCTCGCCGAGGGCGATCTCGAACGGCTGTACCGGGGTCGCGATGACCCCGTCGTACAGCTTCATGTACTTCATCTTCCCGAAGAAGTTGAAGGTGGTCTCCGCCAGCGCGCCGGTCATCGCCGACGAGGCCAGCATCGCCGGGGCGACGAACGCGGCGTACGAGACGACCTGGCCGCCCGGGAGGGTGAGGTCGCCGACCAGGGCGCCCACCCCGATGCCGATCGAGAACAGGTAGAGCACCGGCTCCAGGAAGCCGGAGATGAGCACCAGCCAGTACGCGCTCTTCAGCGCCGCGAGGTTGCGCTCCGCGACCGAGGCGGACCGGCGGGGCGCCCCCTCGAAGCTGACCAGCCGGGGCAGGACGAGACCGACCACGAGATCCTCCCCTAGATGACGAGCTTGCGACGGAACACGTGCCGGGCCAGCAGCCAGCCGGCGAGGGCCCAGGCGGCGAGGTAGAGCAGGTGGCCGGGGACCGACCACTGCGGAGCCACGTCGAGCGTGGCCGCCCGGCAGAGGTCCACCGCGTGCCAGAGTGGGGTCGCGTACGCCAGCCAGCGCAACCCCTCCGGCAACGACCCGACCGGGAAGAACACCCCGGCGAAGAGCGTCATCGGGATCACCGCGAAGCGGAACAGCAGGGCGAGGTAGCTGTCGCTGGGCGCCCAGGCGCTGAACGCGAAGGTCGGCGCGGCCACCGCGAGGCAGAGCAGCAGGACCACCGGCAGGGTGACCACCGCCCAGGGCGAACGCAGCGCGCCGAAGAGCCCCGTCACGATCAGGAACGCGGCGCTGCTGGAGAGCACCCGGAACAGCACGAACGCGAGGTGACCGGCGAGGATGTCACCGACCCGCAGCGGCGCCGCGCTCTGCGCGAAGTAGGTCTTGATCCAGCGGAAGTTGCTCAGCACCGGCCAGGTCGACTCACCGATCGCCACCTGCATGGCGGTGGAGGCGATCAGGCCGGGCACGAGCCAGTCCAGGTAGCGCACGCCGCCCACGCCCTGATCGACGTACGCGCCGACGCCGACCCCGAAGCCGAGCACGGTGAGCACCGGCAGCAGGAACGACGAGAAGACGCCGGCCCGCCAGGTGCGCCGGTAGCCCACCAGGTAGTGCTCGAGCACCGCCAGCGCCGGCATCCGCGGCAACGCCGGCCGGGCCTGCTCCGCCACACTCACCTCGACCACCCGCCCTCTCCGTTCGTCACGGCCCTTCCCCTCATGGCGGTCAGTCGACCAGCGTCCGGCCGGTGAGGTGCAGGAAGACGTCCTCCAGGCTGCTGCGCCGGACCAGCACAGTGGACGGGACGAGGCCGAGCGCGTGCACCTCGGTCAGCGCCGCGTCGCCGTCGGCCACGTAGAGCAGGATCCGGTCCGGCAGCACCTCGGCCCGTTCCCCCAGCCCGTCGAGCTTGCCGGCGAAGGACTCCTGGGACTCGGCGGCGAACCGCAGCTCGACCACCTCCCGGGTGGAGTGCTCCTCGATCAGCGCGCGGGGCGAGCCCTCGGCCACGATCCGGCCGCCGTCCATCACCACGAGGCGGTCGCAGAGCTGCTCGGCCTCGTCCATGTAGTGGGTGGTCAGCACCAGGGTGACGCCCTGCTGCTTGAGCCGGAACAACCGCTCCCAGACCAGGTGCCGGGCCTGCGGGTCGAGCCCGGTGGTGGGCTCGTCGAGCAGGACGATCTCCGGGTTGTTGACCAGCGCGCGGGCGATGGTCAGCCGGCGCTTCATGCCGCCGGAGAGCGGCTCGACCTTGCTGTCGGCCCGCTCGGTGAGCTGGACGAAGTCGAGCAGCTCGGCGGCGCGCTCGCGGGCCACCCGGCGGGGTATGCCGAAGTAGCGGGCGTAGGTGGTCAGATTCTCCCGGACGGTCAGCTCCGGGTCGAGGTTGTCGAGCTGGGGGCAGACCCCCAGCCGGGCCCGGATCGCGGGGCCGTCGCGGACCGGGTCCATGCCGAGAATGCGCAGCTCGCCCGCGGTGGGCGGGGAGATGCAGCCGACCATCCGCATGGTGGAGGACTTGCCGGCGCCGTTCGGCCCGAGGAAGCCGAACGCCTCGCCGGGGCGCACCTCGACGTCGATGCCGTCGACGGCGGTGAAGTCGCCGAACCGCTTCACCAGCCCCCGAGCCTGGATGAGTGGTTGAGCAGTGGTCACCGGCCGACCCTAGCGGGCGGGTCCGACAGCATCGAGCGGATAAAACCACAGGCATTCACGCGGAGCATTGTGGCCAGCCATCCGAAAGCCCCTGCGCCGAGTCACCGCCCCGCCAGTTCCGTCACTTGGCGCAATCATGATCGGCAATGTCCCCATGGCGTACGGGATTCGCGTATCGTGCCCCCTCGTGTCGCCCGTTCGCTCCTCCGACGGTTCTCCCCCGAAACCACGACCCGCCGCGTCGCCGGACCTGACTCCCGAGCGGGCCGCGGTGCCGCTCCCGCCCGACGAGGGGGCGGTCGGTGACCCGACGCGGGTCCACGACGGACCGACCTCCAACGACACCCGGGAGCTCGCCGCCCGGTTCGAGGACGAGAAACCGGGACGCGTCCTATCCGGACCGGTCGGTGCCGTGTTCACCGGGATCACGCTGGCGATCGCGCTGCTCGCGCTCTGGCAGGTCTTCTTCCCGCTTCCGCAGGGCAGCAAGTACTACCTGATCATCTTTCTGGCCGGCGTCCTGCCGATGGTCTTCCTGGCGTACCCGGCGGACCTGCGGCTGCCCAGGTGGCGCCGGCCCGGCACCGACCTGGCACCGGGGCCGGCGCCGGCCGACCCGGCGGAGACGCCCGACGCGGCCGAGCGGGCGGCGCAGGGGCCGACCCCGGCCGACTGGCTGCTGGCCGTCGCGGCTCTGCTGAGCTGCCTCTACCCGGTGCTGCCGGTGACCCTCGGCGCGGGCGGCGGCGGGTACGACGCGTTCCTCGACCGGCAGGGGCTGCTCGTCCCGCTGGACGTCGCGATGGGCACCGTGCTGCTGCTCCTGCTGCTGGAGGCGTGCCGGCGCACCACCGGCTGGATCCTGCCCGCGGTGTGCCTGCTCTTCCTGGCCTACGGCTACTACGGCGGGCTGCTGCCGCAGTCCTGGCCGGTGGCCCACGCCGGGTTGGACTTCAGCCAGCTCGTGGACGCGTTCTACAACTCCGACAGCGGCTTCTACGGCACCCCGCTCGACGTCGCGGCCTCGTACATCGTGCTCTTCACCATCTACGGGGCGGTGCTGGACCTCTCCGGGGCCGGGCGGTTCTTCGTGGAGCTCTCCGCCGCCGCGTTCCGGCGCTCCCGCACGGCCGCCGGGCGTACCGCCGTCGCCTCCGGTTTCCTGCTGGGCACCGTCTCCGGATCCGGCGCGGCGACGACGGTGAGCATCGGCGCGGTCGCCTGGCCCATCCTGCGCCGGGCGGGCTACCCCGCCGAGCGCGCGGGCGGCATGCTCGCCGCCGCCGGCGTCGGGGCGATCCTCTCCCCGCCCACCCTCGGCGCGGCGGCCTTCATCATCGCCGAGTACCTGGGCGTGTCGTACCTCCAGGTGCTCGGCTGGGCGACCGTCCCGACGGTGCTCTACTACCTCGGCATCCTGCTCTCGGTGGAGATCGACGCCCGGCGCTCCGGTGTCCGCCCGGTGGTGCTAGAGACCGCCTCGGCCTGGCGGCTGCTGGCCCGCTTCGGCTACCACTTCCTCTCGCTGATCGTGATCATCGTCCTGCTGGCCCTCGGCCTGTCCGCGACGCGGGCCGTGGTGGCCGCCACCGTGCTCGCCGCCGCGCTGTCCTTCCTGGACCGGCGGCACCGGCTCACCCCCACCCGCCTGGTCGCCGCGCTCAGCGGCGGGGTGCGCGGCGTGCTCGCGGTGACCGCGGTCTGCGCCGCGGCGGGCATCATCACGGCGACCACCACGAAGACCGGCCTCGGCCCGCAGGCGGCCGCGCTGTTGGTCGGCGGGGCGCAGGCGGTCAGCTCGGACCCGGCGGTGGTGCTGGCGCTCACCGCGCTGCTCGCCGCGATCGCGCTCAGCCTGCTCGGCCTGGCCGTGCCGGTCACCGCCTCGTTCGTGATCGGCTGGGTGATCATCGGTCCGGCCCTGCTCAACCTGGGCGTCGCCGCGCCCGCCGCGGCGATGTTCGTCTTCTACTTCGCGGTGCTCTCCGAGGCCTCCCCGCCGACCGCGCTCGCCGCGGTGGCCGCGTCCGCGGTGACCGGTGGCCGGCTGGTACCGACCATGTGGCAGACCCTGCGGTACGCCCTGCCGGCCTACCTCATCCCGATCGCCTTCGTGATCACCCCGGCCGGCCTCGGGCTGCTCGGCATCGGCGGACCGGGGCGGATCGCCGTGGCCGGGGTGGTCGTTGCGCTCAGCGTCGCCGTGCTGGCCGTGGCGGCGGGCGGCTGGCTGCCCGGCGTCGGCCCGGCCGGCGCGCCGGAGCGGCTGCTCGGCGCGCTCGCCGGGCTGACGCTGCTCTGGCTCGAACCCGTACCCGTCACGGTCGGCGCCGTCCTGGCCGCCGCGATGGTGGCGGGTGTGCTCGTACGACGCGGCGTCGCCGGCCGGTCCGGCGCGTCGTCAACACCATCGGTGAACCAGGGGGAGGAAACACAGTGAGACGGATCAACGTGCGGATCGCCGCGGGGATGGGCGCGCTCACCCTCGTCGTGGCGGGTGCCGCCGGATGCGGGGGCCGTCAGGGCGGCGCGGCGAAGGACGACGCCTCCAGCGAGGTCACCTGCAAGGTCACCGAGAGCACCCGGGTCGGCATCGCCACCGGCAACTCCACCGGCGTCTACTATGTGGTCGGCAACGCGCTGGCCGGTCAGCTCTCCGCGGCGACCGGCGGCAAGCTGACCGGCACCGCCGCCGAGACCGGCGCCTCGGTGCAGAACATCGAGCAGCTCGTCGGCGGCCAGTACGACGTCGCCTTCTCGCTCTTCGACACCGCGGTGAACGCGGTGCAGGGCAAGGGCAGCTTCACCGCTCCCCAGCCGGTCGAGGCGCTCGCCCGGATCTACGACAACTACACCCAGGTCGTCGTCCGGGCCGATTCGGGCATCACCTCGGTCGCCGACATGAAGGGCAGGAAGATCTCCACCGGCTCCCCCAAGTCGGGCACGGAGGTCATCGCCAACCGGCTGCTGGAGGCCGCCGGGCTGGACCCGGCCAAGGACATCCAGGCGCAGCGGCTCGACCTGACCAAGACCGTCGAGGGGATGAAGGACGGCAGCATCGACGGCTTCTTCTGGTCCGGCGGACTGCCCACCGGCGGGGTGACCGACCTGTTCACCACCTCCGGCGACAAGGTGAAGTTCATCGACATCAGCCCGTTGCTGCCGAAGATGACCGAGCTCAACCCGGCGTACCAGGCCGGGACGATCCCCGCGGACGTCTACCGGACCCCGGCGGACACCCCGACCATCGTGGTGCCGAACGTGCTGCTGGTCCGCAAGGACCTGGACGCCAACGTCGCCTGCGCGATCACGAAGACGGTCTTCGAGAAGAAGGACGCCCTGGCCCAGGCCAACCCGGCCGCCAAGGGCATCAGCCTGGAGAACGCCCGCAAGACCGACCCCGTGCCGCGGCACCGGGGCGCGGAGAAGGCGTTGCAGGAGCTCGGCGCGAAGTGACCCACCGGTGCCGGGTCCGGCCGTCACGGTCCGGGCCCGGCACCCGCGCGCGGCCTGGTAGCCGCGGCGGGTGAGCCTCAGGCGTCGGCGGGGGCGGTCGAGGCGCGGGCCGCGGCGACCAGCCGGTCGGTCTCGGCGGCCACCGCCTTGTCGTCGGCCGGCGTGCCGGGGTCGTAGCGGACCGTCCAGGTCAGCCCGTCCACGCCGGCCACCCGCCGGGCCGCGATCCGGCCGGCGCCACCGGGCACCTGGTGGTGCGCGGTGTACGCAACGGAGCGGGTGACCCGGGCCCGCACCTGGTGCGGCAGGTCACCCGGGTCGAGCAGGAGGTACGTCTCGGCCGGGCAGTCGGCCACCACCAGGTAGCCGTCCCGCTCGGCGACCCGTTCGGCCGGGGTGACGGTCAGCTCGCGGCCGGACCACACCGCCTTGAGGATGTCGTGCCAGCCCAGCCGCTGTCCCCGGCCGGGCAGCCAGAGCCCGAGGTTGCTGGCCACCAGCACGCCGTCGCCCTCGCCGTTGCCGGCCGCGGCCCAGGCGAGCACCCGCTCGTCGGCCGCGAGCGGCGGCCGGTCGGCGGGCGGCAGCTTCGGTTTGCGGTTGAACAGTCCCATCAGAGGCCTCCCGCGGCCTGCTCGCGCAGCGCCCGCGCGTGCTGCTCCAGCGAGAGCAGCTCCCCGAAGAGCGCGAAGTACTCGTCCTTGCGCTCCACCGGGTTGACCCGCTGGATCTTTGACTTGAGGTCCCGGATCCGGCCGGTCACCGAGCCCCACTGCAACCGGGCCATGGTGACCGAGACGTAGCGCGGGTCGGGCTCGCCGTCGATGCGCAGCGGCTCGACGGCCAACTCGCCGACGAGCGCCCGGGCAGCCAGGTCCTCGCAGGCGTCGCGGACCTGCTCGATCCAGACCGCGCCGGCGGTCGCCGCCGCGGCGCCGCCGACCGCCGCGATGGCGGCGCGCACCGCCACGTGGACGGGGTGGCGGTATTCGGCCGCCTCCACCGCGTCGAACATCGGGCCGGCCAGCACCGGCTCCTGAAGGGCCAGCTTCAGCGCCTCCCGCTCGACCATCGACTGCGGACTGTCCACCGTCGGACCGGGCCGGGCCGGGGCGGGGGCCTCGCCGGCCGGCTGACCCGAGGCGGCGGCCAGCACCGCCCGCTGCACCGGCTCGATCTCCATGCCGAGGTCGCCGGCGAGCTTTCGGACGTACTCCGGGCGCTTCTCCCGGTCCTTGAGCTTCGCGACCAGCGGGGCGGCCCGGCGCATCGCCTCCACCCGCCCGTCGACGGTGTCCAGGTCGTACCGGCTGATCACGTGGCGCAGCGCGAAGTCGACCAGCGGCTCGCGGCGGGCGACCAGGTCGCGAACCGCCAGATCGCCCTTGGCCAGCCGCAGCTCGCACGGGTCCATGTTGTCCGGACTGACCGCGATGAAGGTACGCCCGACGAAGCGCTGGTCGTCGGAGAAGGCGCGCAGCGCGGCCTTCTGGCCCGCGGCGTCGCCGTCGAAGGTGAAGATGATCTCGCCGGCCACCGCGTCGGTGTCGAGCAGCAGCCGGCGCAGCACCCCGATGTGATCGGCGCCGAAGGCGGTGCCGCAGGTCGCCACCGCGGTGGTCACCCCGGCCAGGTGGCACGCCATCACGTCCGTGTAGCCCTCGACGACGACCACCTTGCCCTGCTTGGCGATCTCCCGCTTGGCCTGGTCGATGCCGTAGAGGACGTGCGACTTCTTGTAGATCGGAGTCTCGGGGGTGTTCAGGTACTTCGGGCCGTCGTCGTCGTCGAAGAGCTTTCGGGCGCCGAAGCCGATCACGTCGCCGGTGAGGTCGCGGATCGGCCAGAGCAGCCGGCGGCGGAACCGGTCGATCAGGGTGCCCGAGCGGGACTCCCGGGACAGCCCGGCGGTGACCAGCTCCTGGTGGGTGAAGCCCTGCTGGCGCAGGTGCTTGGTGAGCAGGTCCCAGGCGTCCGGGGCGAAGCCGCAGCCGTACCGTTCGGCGGCGGCCCGGTCGAAGCCGCGCTGGGCGAGGAACTCGCGGGCCGGTCGCGCGCCGGCCGTGGTGAGCTGGGCCCGGTAGAACTCGACCGCGGCGGCGTGCGCGGCGACCAGCCGCTGCTTCTGCCCATGCTGCGGGCGGCTGCGCGGGGCGGCGTGGTCGTTCTCCACGTAGCGGAGCTGGATGCCGGCGCGGGCGGCCAGCCGCTCGACCGACTCGACGAAGCTGAGGTGCTCCGCGTCCATCAGGAACTTGATCGCGTCGCCGCCGGCCCCGCAGCCGAAGCAGTACCAGACGTTGCGCGCCGGGGAGACGTTGAACGACGGGCTCTTCTCGTCGTGGAACGGACAGAGCCCCTTGAGGTTGCCACCGCCGGCGGACTTCAGCGTCACCGTCTCGGAGATGACGTCAGCGATCGAGGTGCGCTCGCGGACCAGCGCGATGTCCTCGTCCCGGATCCGCCCCGCCATGTCCGCCACCTCCTCGGCGTACATCCTGCCCTGTCGGACCGACGATCCGGCGGTCGGGGGACGACCCGTGTGGCGAATGCCGCCCCGGCTCGGCGGTTCCGTCCCGCGGGCCGCCCGGCGTCCGCGATCATCGGAGACTGTGCGACGGGTACGGGCCGGCGGCGCCCCCTCGCCGGGCCGGCTGGCCGCCCGGTTCGCCCTGCCGGCCCCGAGCCGCCCGAGGGGGAAGGCGGGGCAGCGACACGCGACGTGGCTCGAGCTCTTCTTCGACGTGATCTTCGTCTTCGCGCTCGGCGCCGTGGTCGACCGGCTCGGCGACGAACCCGTGCCACGCCCCTCGGCCGTGCTCACCGTGTGCGGCCTCTTCGTGGTGCTGCAGTGGGCCTGGGTGGGCCAGGTCTTCTACGACACCCGGTACGACCCGGACGACACCCCTCATCGGCTGCTGGTGCTGGTCGCGCTGGTCGGTGCCGGAGCGCTCACGCTCGGCGTGCGGGAGGCCCCCGAGGGCGTCCTGCTGCCGGCCGGCTACCTCCTGGTGCGGGGCGTCCTGCTGCTGCTCTACCTGCGGGCCCGACCGACCGGGGCACCGGCCCGCCAGGTGACCGGCATCTACCTGGTCGGTTTCGGCATCGGCTGGGTGATCTGGCTCGCCTCGCTGGCCGTACCGGCGTCCGCCCGGCCGGCCTTCTGGATCGCCGGGATGGCCGTGGAGCTGGCCACGCCCTGGGTGGGGCTGCGCCGGCTGAACCGATCGCCGGTGGACGTGGTGCACCTGCCCGAGCGGATCGGCCAGTTCGCCATCATCGTGCTCGGCAGCACGCTGGCCAACCTGCTGACCGCGGTCCCGGCCCACCCCACGCCGGGCATCATCGGTTCGGCGGCGGTGGCGTTCGCCGTACCGGCCTCGGTCTGGTGGGTCTACACCACCTTCGTCAACACCGGCCTGGCGATGGCCCGGCTGCGCGGCGGGCAGGCCTACACCTACGTACACATCGCGATGAACGCCGGGCTGCTCCTGCTCGGCTGGTCCCTCGGGCAGCTGGTCCGGCAGATCGAGGCGGACGCCCCGACGACCCCGACCGCGCTGCGGGCGGTGCTGGCCGCCACGCTGCTGACCTGGATGCTCTGCGGGCTCGGCCTGAGCTGGCTGGCGGTGCAGCGGCCGGGCGTCCGCCGGCTCGCCATAACCGGGTACGGGATCGCGTCGGTCACGGCGATCGCCGTCGCCGTGGCCCGCCCGCTCCCCCTGCTCGTGCTGCTCGCCATCGCGCTCGTCGGCTACGCGGTGCTGCTCACCCGCCACCTCACCGCCCTCGCGCGAGCGCGCTGACCCGCCCGCCGTCAGGCCGGGCGGCCGACGCCGCCGGCCGCGTCCCCGATCCGGGGGAATGGCTCGATGGAGAAGACCACCTCGACCGGCACCTCGAAGTACGCGGCGATACGCAGCGCCAGGTGCAGGCTCGGCCGGAACTCGCCGCGCTCCAGGTAGCCCACCGTCTGGTAGTGCACGCCGAGGGCGTCGGCGAGCTGCCGCCGGGAGATGCCGCGCTCGGCGCGCAGCACGGCGATCCGGTTGTGCACCGTCTCACTCATCGCCGACCTCTCATACCGCCCGCTGCATGGCGCGCTCCCGGCGTGCGGCGACCCGCGAGCCGGACTCCCGGCGCGCCATCCGGCGCAGCACGACCGGGGCCAGGACCAGCCCGAGCACGGCCCAGATCCCGAGCACGCCGAACATCTCCAGGTGCCGCCAGGACCCGCCGAGTTCCACGGCGGCCATGCCGTCCGGCAGCAGCGCCGAGCGCATGCCCAACCCCAGCCAGTAGATCGGGAAGGCCTGCGCGACGGCCTGCAGCCAGCCCGGGTACCCGTTGATCGGGTAGAAGATGCCGGAGAGGGCGATCAGGCCCATGTTCGGCAGCATGACCAGGCCCAGGTTCCGCGGGTTCTCGATGAGGGAGCCGAACACCGCACCCATCGGCAGTGTGGCGACCAGGCCGAGCACCGCCACCCAGGCCAGCGTGAACCAGGCCGCGGCGCTGGTCACCCGGAGCCCGTCGAGGAAGAA
Proteins encoded:
- a CDS encoding ABC transporter permease, whose amino-acid sequence is MNPTSVAVRAGLRRGWIELRNTFTNYQDLWNYFFPTFVLLVAMFFMRGSTVPGTTFSLGARTLPSALGMGLAFGGMLVLASQLVVDREDGTLLRAKATPNGMLGYLIGKLVLMSAMALVSMALQLIPALFFLDGLRVTSAAAWFTLAWVAVLGLVATLPMGAVFGSLIENPRNLGLVMLPNMGLIALSGIFYPINGYPGWLQAVAQAFPIYWLGLGMRSALLPDGMAAVELGGSWRHLEMFGVLGIWAVLGLVLAPVVLRRMARRESGSRVAARRERAMQRAV
- a CDS encoding ABC transporter permease, with amino-acid sequence MPALAVLEHYLVGYRRTWRAGVFSSFLLPVLTVLGFGVGVGAYVDQGVGGVRYLDWLVPGLIASTAMQVAIGESTWPVLSNFRWIKTYFAQSAAPLRVGDILAGHLAFVLFRVLSSSAAFLIVTGLFGALRSPWAVVTLPVVLLLCLAVAAPTFAFSAWAPSDSYLALLFRFAVIPMTLFAGVFFPVGSLPEGLRWLAYATPLWHAVDLCRAATLDVAPQWSVPGHLLYLAAWALAGWLLARHVFRRKLVI
- the dnaG gene encoding DNA primase, whose product is MYAEEVADMAGRIRDEDIALVRERTSIADVISETVTLKSAGGGNLKGLCPFHDEKSPSFNVSPARNVWYCFGCGAGGDAIKFLMDAEHLSFVESVERLAARAGIQLRYVENDHAAPRSRPQHGQKQRLVAAHAAAVEFYRAQLTTAGARPAREFLAQRGFDRAAAERYGCGFAPDAWDLLTKHLRQQGFTHQELVTAGLSRESRSGTLIDRFRRRLLWPIRDLTGDVIGFGARKLFDDDDGPKYLNTPETPIYKKSHVLYGIDQAKREIAKQGKVVVVEGYTDVMACHLAGVTTAVATCGTAFGADHIGVLRRLLLDTDAVAGEIIFTFDGDAAGQKAALRAFSDDQRFVGRTFIAVSPDNMDPCELRLAKGDLAVRDLVARREPLVDFALRHVISRYDLDTVDGRVEAMRRAAPLVAKLKDREKRPEYVRKLAGDLGMEIEPVQRAVLAAASGQPAGEAPAPARPGPTVDSPQSMVEREALKLALQEPVLAGPMFDAVEAAEYRHPVHVAVRAAIAAVGGAAAATAGAVWIEQVRDACEDLAARALVGELAVEPLRIDGEPDPRYVSVTMARLQWGSVTGRIRDLKSKIQRVNPVERKDEYFALFGELLSLEQHARALREQAAGGL
- a CDS encoding low temperature requirement protein A; the encoded protein is MRRVRAGGAPSPGRLAARFALPAPSRPRGKAGQRHATWLELFFDVIFVFALGAVVDRLGDEPVPRPSAVLTVCGLFVVLQWAWVGQVFYDTRYDPDDTPHRLLVLVALVGAGALTLGVREAPEGVLLPAGYLLVRGVLLLLYLRARPTGAPARQVTGIYLVGFGIGWVIWLASLAVPASARPAFWIAGMAVELATPWVGLRRLNRSPVDVVHLPERIGQFAIIVLGSTLANLLTAVPAHPTPGIIGSAAVAFAVPASVWWVYTTFVNTGLAMARLRGGQAYTYVHIAMNAGLLLLGWSLGQLVRQIEADAPTTPTALRAVLAATLLTWMLCGLGLSWLAVQRPGVRRLAITGYGIASVTAIAVAVARPLPLLVLLAIALVGYAVLLTRHLTALARAR
- a CDS encoding ABC transporter permease, with amino-acid sequence MVGLVLPRLVSFEGAPRRSASVAERNLAALKSAYWLVLISGFLEPVLYLFSIGIGVGALVGDLTLPGGQVVSYAAFVAPAMLASSAMTGALAETTFNFFGKMKYMKLYDGVIATPVQPFEIALGELGWAMIRGTVYSAAFLVVMVSMDLTSVGRAVTAFPAAVLVGFAFGALGMALSTCMRSWQDFDLMGSAQFTLFLFSGTFVPAQAYPALLRWVVEVTPLYRSVHLIRGISVGASGWSWLLDVAYLLALTAVGLFVASRRMGRLLYK
- a CDS encoding ABC transporter ATP-binding protein, with protein sequence MTTAQPLIQARGLVKRFGDFTAVDGIDVEVRPGEAFGFLGPNGAGKSSTMRMVGCISPPTAGELRILGMDPVRDGPAIRARLGVCPQLDNLDPELTVRENLTTYARYFGIPRRVARERAAELLDFVQLTERADSKVEPLSGGMKRRLTIARALVNNPEIVLLDEPTTGLDPQARHLVWERLFRLKQQGVTLVLTTHYMDEAEQLCDRLVVMDGGRIVAEGSPRALIEEHSTREVVELRFAAESQESFAGKLDGLGERAEVLPDRILLYVADGDAALTEVHALGLVPSTVLVRRSSLEDVFLHLTGRTLVD
- a CDS encoding TAXI family TRAP transporter solute-binding subunit, whose product is MRRINVRIAAGMGALTLVVAGAAGCGGRQGGAAKDDASSEVTCKVTESTRVGIATGNSTGVYYVVGNALAGQLSAATGGKLTGTAAETGASVQNIEQLVGGQYDVAFSLFDTAVNAVQGKGSFTAPQPVEALARIYDNYTQVVVRADSGITSVADMKGRKISTGSPKSGTEVIANRLLEAAGLDPAKDIQAQRLDLTKTVEGMKDGSIDGFFWSGGLPTGGVTDLFTTSGDKVKFIDISPLLPKMTELNPAYQAGTIPADVYRTPADTPTIVVPNVLLVRKDLDANVACAITKTVFEKKDALAQANPAAKGISLENARKTDPVPRHRGAEKALQELGAK
- a CDS encoding TRAP transporter fused permease subunit; the protein is MPLPPDEGAVGDPTRVHDGPTSNDTRELAARFEDEKPGRVLSGPVGAVFTGITLAIALLALWQVFFPLPQGSKYYLIIFLAGVLPMVFLAYPADLRLPRWRRPGTDLAPGPAPADPAETPDAAERAAQGPTPADWLLAVAALLSCLYPVLPVTLGAGGGGYDAFLDRQGLLVPLDVAMGTVLLLLLLEACRRTTGWILPAVCLLFLAYGYYGGLLPQSWPVAHAGLDFSQLVDAFYNSDSGFYGTPLDVAASYIVLFTIYGAVLDLSGAGRFFVELSAAAFRRSRTAAGRTAVASGFLLGTVSGSGAATTVSIGAVAWPILRRAGYPAERAGGMLAAAGVGAILSPPTLGAAAFIIAEYLGVSYLQVLGWATVPTVLYYLGILLSVEIDARRSGVRPVVLETASAWRLLARFGYHFLSLIVIIVLLALGLSATRAVVAATVLAAALSFLDRRHRLTPTRLVAALSGGVRGVLAVTAVCAAAGIITATTTKTGLGPQAAALLVGGAQAVSSDPAVVLALTALLAAIALSLLGLAVPVTASFVIGWVIIGPALLNLGVAAPAAAMFVFYFAVLSEASPPTALAAVAASAVTGGRLVPTMWQTLRYALPAYLIPIAFVITPAGLGLLGIGGPGRIAVAGVVVALSVAVLAVAAGGWLPGVGPAGAPERLLGALAGLTLLWLEPVPVTVGAVLAAAMVAGVLVRRGVAGRSGASSTPSVNQGEETQ
- a CDS encoding helix-turn-helix transcriptional regulator, producing the protein MSETVHNRIAVLRAERGISRRQLADALGVHYQTVGYLERGEFRPSLHLALRIAAYFEVPVEVVFSIEPFPRIGDAAGGVGRPA